Genomic segment of Selenomonadales bacterium:
CGCCGCGGATAATGGCAAACGACATGGCGCTGTCAAAGCAGGCTCCGCCCGGGACAATCGTCACCGGCTGCCCACCGGCGTTTGTGGTGTCGCGGTCCTCCGTCCCTACATCCGGAGCCTTCCCCAACCCCACAAACCCATTCTCCGACTGGAACAACACGTCTACCCCGGGGGGCAAGAAGTTAGCTACCATGGTCGGCATGCCAATCCCTAAGTTCACTACCATACCGTCTGAAAGTTCAAGGCCGACGCGGCGCGCGATGCGCTCGCGTTTGATGTCTTTGCTCATGGACGTTCCTCCGTTTCGTGTGGGGATGGTGGATTTCGCACTTTGCACTTGGCACTTAGCACTTAGTGGGCTCAAAGCTCAAAGCTCACGGCCCAAAGCTGGCGGCCGGTGGCTGGCGCCTGGCGGCTGGAAGCTAACTCCCCGCTCGCACCACATACGTCACAAACAACCCCGGCGTCATTACTTCGTCGGGGTCGATAGCGCCGACGGGGACTATTTCTTCTGCTTCGGCGACAACAACCTTGGCCGCCATGGCCATCAGGGGGTTAAAGTTGCGCGCCGCGCGGCGGTAAACGAGGTTGCCCTTCTCGTCGGCCTTGTATGCTTTAATCAACGCAAAGTCGGCGTGAAGCGGCAGTTCGAGCAGGTACTCTTTGCCTTCTATCGTCAGTTTCTGCTTGCCTTCTTCTACTACGGTGCCTACCCCGGTGGGGGTGAGGACTCCGCCTAGACCCGCGCCTGCCGCGCGCACCTGCTCGGCGAGTGTACCCTGCGGCACAAGCACGACCTCGGTTTCGCCTGAGTGCATCTGCCTGCCGGTCTCGGGGTTCGTGCCGATATGCGAGGCCATGGCCTTCTTTACGCGCTTGGCGACAATCAGCTTACCTATGCCCCGCTCAGGAAAGCCGGTGTCGTTGCCGATGACGGTTAAGTCTTTGCTGCCCTTCGCCAGCACCTCATCTACTAGCCCTTCCGGCGTCCCTACGCACAAGAAGCCGCCGATCATTACTGACATGCCGTCCTGCAGCGAAGCGAGGGCATGTGAGGGTGATGTAACTTTACTCCTCATTTGTGACCATCCTCCTGTTGGATTTGCTGCCAGCCGCCAGCCGCCGGGCGCCAGCCCTAGGAACGACCGTCGGAGGCGAAGCTAACGCTTTAAGTAGTCCATTTAGCATTCTGGAGACCGTGCGCGCTTCCGCGTCAAGCCTACGATATTCCTGCTCGGGGAGCAAGCCGAGATCTTTAGCCAGCAATAGCAGGTACTCTAGTTCACCACAAGAAGCGCGAGATATGTAAAGAAACCTAGCGTAGTCTGCGTCGGATCCCCTGTTCTTCCCCTCCGCAATGTTGGTCGGCACGGACACAGCAGCGCGCCTTATCTGCGAGGTCAAGCCGTATAACTCGTCGCGCGGGAAGTTCGCTGTAATCTTGTAGGCGTCAAGAACAAATGCGTGCGCCTTCTGCCACACTAGTAGCGTTTCGTGTCCTCCCGTCATACACTACTCCTGGAGGCTGGCGGCTGGCGCCTGGCGGCTATCCCAAGCATCTCCCTCGCCTCAGTTGGCGTCGCTATTTCGCGGCCGCACTCGCGGGCAATGCGCACTATGCGCGCCACAAGTTCGGCGTTGCTCTTGGCGAGCACACCTTTTGAGTAATAGATGTTGTCCTCAAAGCCAACGCGCACGTGCCCGCCCAGGACAATGGCCATTACGGCTAGCGGCAGCTCGGCGCGCCCGATGCCGGCGACGGTCCAAGTGGCACCCGCAGGCAGGCTTTCCACCAAGTGCATTAGGTTCTTGGCCGTACCGGGCATGGCACCGGGCACACCTAGCACCAAGTCAAAGTGGAGCGGTTCACTTAGCAGGCCTTTTTTAAGCAGAGCAAGTGCGTTTTGAATCATGCCTGTTTCAAGGACCTCGACCTCGGGTTTAACGCCGTGCTCCTGCAGCGCTTTTGCGATGCGCTCCATGTACTGCGGCGAGTTCATAAAGACATCGTCGCCAAAGTTGCAGGTGCCCGCGGTAAGCGTGGCCATCTCGGGCCTCAGGGTAATCGGCGCGATGCGCTCCTCGATTTTCGCCGTCACCGCCCCGCCGGTAGAGAGCTGCACGATTAGATCGCACTTCTCGCGCATCAGGCGCATCGTCTCGCGGAAAATCTCCGGGTCCTGTGAAGGCTTACCGTCTTTGTCGCGCACGTGAATATGTGCTATTGACGCACCGGCTTGCCAAGAGCGATACGCCTCCTCGGCGATCTCCGCCGGAGTAAGGGGTAGGTATGGGGTTTGCGCGCGGGTAACTTCTGCGCCGACTAAAGCGGCGGTGATGATGAGTTTAGTCATGTGGGAAACCTCCTTCTGGGGCTTTCCGCTGTCCGCTTTCCGCTTAATTGGTTCGTGCGAACGCTGCGTTGCTCGCTCAGCGTCCTCCTAACAGCTGTATTCATCTTACTAATCATCGAGGCGATGTCATCTAGGTCACTTTCAATTTTGCGATACGTGTCGGGACCCCAATATCCCAAGTCCTTACTTAATAAGGTTAGGTAGCGCACCTCAAGCAAAGATGCCCTGGCAATAGCAAGGAACCGCAGGAACTCCAAGTCGCTTCCCCGTCCCTTCCCTTCACAGATGTTGGTTGGTATCGACACAGCCGCCCTTCGTATCTGACTCACAATCCCAAACTGCTCGGCCTTGGGGAAACTCTCGGTGGCTCTATATACCTGCATCACCAAACCATGCGCTCTAGACAAAACCTCGAGTCTGTTCATCAACTCAAAACCCACGTGGTTTCCCCCTATTCATCCTACAGCTCGGCACCCTCCAGATCAGCGGATAGCGGAAAGCGGATAGCCACCTACACTCTCCCCCGCTGCTTCGCAGCGGGAACGACACACGTCCCACTCGCGCGGCACACTAACAGCGGTTCGGGCAGCACTTCGGCGGCAGAAGGGTTGGCGGGGTCGTTAAGCGCGCGGATTACTTTGTAGGCGGCGAACGTCATCTTGCGACTGGTATTGCCTACCTTAGTAATCTCCCCGTGCGCTTCGATATAGTCTCCGGCGTAGGTTGGAGCCTTAAACTCCACGCTGTCGTAGGCCACAAACAGCCCCTCGTCTCCGTCGTGGCGGATGAGGAGCTCGGTCGCTAGGTCGCCAAACAGCGCCATTATGCGCGCGCCGTCCACTAAGTTGCCGCCGTAATGCGCGTCGTGATTGCTCATGCGCAGTCTAATCATGGTCTTCATAAAGGAAAACCCCCCTGTCGCTTTCTTTCGCTAGTCAATTCGCGAAGCGCAGGGGGTTTTCCTGTTTGTAATGGAGAGTGTGGTCGCTTGTCGTTAGTCGCTCGTCGCTCGGGGAGCGCACTGCTTCATGGCCTTCGCGGGGGGTTCCTAAGGATGTTGACAGCACGATCTAGTTGGTTATCGACTATGCTTGGAGGAACATGTAACCTCTGGTTGAGCAGACGGATGTCCTCTACCGCTGCAACGCCATCTGCTGCGAGCCCCTCTCGCTGCTGGAATCGACTAACCGCGCTGGCCGTATTGGTGTCGTATATGCCGGTGATCTCACCCACATAGTAGCCAAGGAGCCGCAGGCCTTTCTGCAATTTCACCACTTCAGCGCTCTTGGTGCCATACCGCAATGTGGACTCCTCGGAAACGCGCTCGGCAGCTTGCGGCATGCGTGTAAACGTATTCCCGACGATGACATTTGGAGTGAGTCCCCGCCCATCGATACGTGCTCCAGTAATATCTAGGTAATTGCCTACGGTGTAGATAATGCCCCCTAACTCGGGGCCGAGGTCGTGCCAGCGTTGAGCTGTACCCTTGCCATAGGTAATCTCCCCCACAAGCAAAGTGCCGCTATACTTCATGCCTGCGGCTAGTATCTCCGCAGCGCTGGCTGTGCCTGCGTTGACAAGGGCGACAAACGGTTTGGCAGGACCAGGCCCGGGGCTCCGTAAGGGTTGCCTTTGGCCGCGGCTTTCGACAAAACCCATTAAACCTTGTGGCACAAAGTACTGTGTGACAGCCATAAGCGATTGCATAGAGCCGCCTTGGCAATCTCGTAAATCGAGAATGATCCCAGGGGTGTCCTTCAGGGCCTCTAGAGCGTCTTTTACGTCAGCGGCAAGGTGCTCGCCGAAGGTAAGAATTCTAATATAGCCATAGCCTTGGTGCACTCCCCAAGCAGCGGAGGGCGGGGTCACCCACTGGCGAGTCAGCGAGACTGTTTGGACGCTAGCGGGATCACCGCTGTAATAGGTGAGCCGAACTAGGGTATTTACCTCGCCGTCTAGTTGGCTCATCACCTGCGCAATGCCCAGACCCTTAATAGCCCTCCCGTCCACAGCGGTAATCACGTCGCCAATCTTTAGGCCTGCGGATAGGGCAGGGCTAGCCCTGTACAACTGCGCTATCTTGGCTCCGTCTGGAGCGATTTCAATCTTGACACCTATCCCTGGTTGCGTCCTTGTTACTTGCGACAACAACAGCCCGTAAACCTCTGGTGGTATGTAATAGGCATGTTCGTCATCTAGAGCGTTAACGATGCCTTGCAGGGCTCCCTGGACTAAGGTCTTGCCGTCGATGTCTCTCCAGTATTCCCTTTGCAACATATCCATGACCTGTGTTAGTACGCTATAGAGGCTGCTAGCCGTGGCCCTAGGTTGCCACAAGAAACTTGCCAGCAATAATACCAGTGCGATGCTGGCGATTAGAACTCTTGATAGTCTTCTCATCACAAACACTCCCCTCGCTTACTGTTATTCGCGCCGATACGCTTAATTCCTTGTGTTATGCAAATAATCCGCTAGAACTGAGTAACGAAGCAGCAACCGCCCTGCCCTAACCCAGAGTGCAAAAAGGAGACCCCCTCGCGGGGGCCTCCTCTTTTGAAGCGCTACCTTATGGCCTTACGGTAAAGGTTACTTCGTCGTTGACGGGGTTCCAGTTCACGATATAGCCGAAGGTCTCAGCCAAGAAGCGGGCAGGCACCAAGGTGCGGCCGCCGGTGGCGAACGGAGCTACATCGAGGGCTACCGGGACTCCGTTTACCTTGGCAATGGTGCTATTGAGGGTGAGCTCAACATGCATGTTGCCGCGGTGGAGGGTGACGATCTCAGCGGCGCCGACAACTCTGAAGTCGACGGTGGCGTTTAAGATGCGCTCACCGAACCAGCGGAAGGGCACCATGAGGCGGCCGTTGCGCACGTTAGCGGGCACATCGAGGCCGATAGCAGGGTTAGCTCTGCCGATGGTAATGGTGTGCGCTACCGGAGCGGGGATTCTGCGGTCAATGACGATGATGCGGTCAGTTACGTTGCCAGCTGCGTCGGTGACAGAGAGGGTGAAGGAGTTGAGGCCTTCGCGCAAGGCAACGGTGCGCATAATCGTTACGGTTGCGCCTGGGAACATCGCCACGGGTGCGCCCTCGAAGATTATGCCGGTAACCGCAACGTTGTCGCGAGCCACGATGGTGATCATCGCGTTAGCGTCGGTTGTTACGGAAGGAGCAGTTACTTCGATGGTTGGGCGAGCGGTGTCGCGTGGAGGAGCCGGGGGAGCCACAACAGGAATCGTTGCGGTTAGTGCAGTGGCTACTGCACGGTCAGGAGTAACCGAGATTCCAATCTCGGAGGCAGGCATTACGCCGGTTGTCGGGAACGACGGGACTACAACCACCTCAAGTATGCCACCGGTCGGGATGACAGGGCTAAACGTGGTTGTGCCACCAGCTACATTAGCTGGAACCGTCACACTCACAGCCCTACCGGTCAGAGCAACGCCGTGCGCGTTGTTCAAGCGAACGGTAACTGTACCGCTGCTGTCACGCACGAGGCTAGCTGGGCCGACAACCAAAGTGGCTGCATGCAAGGTGAGGTCAGTCGGAGGGGCGCCGGCTACGGTAATGCGTACCTGCGGAGCCTGTGCTACGCCACCAACCGATAGTGCCGCAGTGTGAGCTAAAATCTGGTATTGCTGTGCGCTAGCAGAAGTAGCTGCAACATACGCGCCCCAAGCAGGAGTCGGTGTAGCTACAGCGCGCTGCTCAATAGAGGCGATGGTGGTTGTCGGAAGAGCTGCACCGTTAGGGGCGGTGATGTTCCGAGGAGCCACGGTGATAGCGCGGGCTACTGGTACGTTAGTCCGCGGGTCGGTTACGGTCACGGTAATGACATCGCGGAACTCAGCAGTGAGTCTGCCGCCAGCGGGAGTCACGGCGACAACCGGAGCAACGGCGGTAATGGTGGTGGTGCCAATTATTGTGGCATCAGCCAACACAGCATTGTTCGCGGCAGTGATCGTGAACGTGCCTGCGGCTGCTGCCGACAGCGATACGTTCCATACGTTCGGAGTTGCGGTAGGTACTGCGGTGACTGGCGTTGTGCCGATGAAGAAGCTCGGGGTTACGCCTGCGGCAAGACCGGTTACTGTTACCGGTACGGCTTCAGCAGCGCCACCTGCAAGCAGGGTATGGGCCAAAGTGACGGTGTAGCCAGCGGTTGCCGTAACAGCAATCGCTTGCAGTCTCTCTGGGCCAGGAGCATACACGAATGCCGTTGCTTCAGCATCCCACACTAGGTCTCTGACAGAGATGTCGATTTGACCGATAGAGTTGAGGGTCACTTCAACGGAGTACTCACCGTTGACTACGCTTTGGCCGTGTCCTAGCGGGGTGCCGCCGCGCATCACAATGCTGTTACCAGCAGCAGCCGCGTCCTCAAACGTGCCTGCAGTTGCCAGCCTACGGCGGAACATGGCGGGCTGACCAGCAGCAGGAACTGCGGTGAAGGTCACTTCAGCGTTGTTAATGCGGTTGCCGAGTGCATCGGTGATGATGGCGCTCAGGGCAACTACGTCGCCTCTCCGATGAGCAGTCACCGGGACAGTGATGCGGTGGAGCGGTACGGTGATTTCGCGTGTTACAGTCCCCACAAGGGCATGTGCCGCACTGTAGAACTCTACCGTTACGGTAATCACGCCAGGAGCGTTCGGGGTGACTGTGCGGGAGCCATGATCGACCAGAGCAGTTGTAGCGGCAATTGGGCCCGCAAAAGTCGTGCGAGTGTACGCGAATGTCGGGGACACCCCGCCAACGCCTGCACCAATGCCTAGACCTGCTGCATCGAAAGCTGAGGTTAGGAGTATGGTCAGCGGCTGATGCGCAACCGGTGGATCAGGTATCCACATTACGCTGGCGTTAAAGGCAGCGCGCGGCGCAACGGTGATATGGGCGACTCCTTCCCAGTTGTCGTCAGTGTGACGTACCGTAAAACTAATCGTGCCGCTGGTTACAGCCGGGGTAGGATTCGTGACCGTAAACTGCCGGATATTGCCCGTAACGGTTGATACTGGGCCGATTGCTGCCACAGGGAGACCGTTAAAGGTTGCAGCCACGATTTGCAGGTCACTTAGGGGGACATGCGTTGTCGTTCCGCCAACAACACGCGTTACAGTCATTGGAATGTCGAGCGCGTTGTCAAGACGCCACACAACCGACGGGACGGTGGGAGTTACGGCTAGGGCTGAGCGTGCGACCGTGCCAATAGTGTGGACAAGGATCGGGGTAGCAATGCCACCGGTGGCGTTGAGCGCTGCTCCGGCGCTGTCCGCTACAATAACGCGATAGTCGCCATGTCCAGTCAAGCGAATAGCTGCATGGAAAGAGCGGTTCGCAGGCGTCTGTACGGCGGTAGCAATTGTGGCAAATGCCCCCCATGCTCCACCAATCGGCCGACGCTGCACAATAACACTGTACATCGCAGTAGGAAGAGTTGCACCAACACCGCCTACGGGGAGCAATGCGCCCTGTAGGATGATATCGGCGTTTAAGGCAGCGGTGCCTGTCTGGGTTACCTGTAGGGTAGCAGTTGGGGTAGCAGCAAAAGTTACTCCGACGAACAGAGTCGCCAGCATAGCTATGCTTAACGCAAAAGCAAGCAGTTTTTTCATCGTTTACCTCCTAGAAATACTAGGTAATCTTGCCCGGTGCTTCCCCCAGCGGCTAACGACGCTCGACCATTCTACCCAAATAGGGTCGCCTTAGTGCAGGGTCTGTGAAAGGGCATGCTGCTAATGCACCGTAGCTGCCTTGAGTTTATAGGACAGTGTGAGGAAACCATAGCAGCATTCGTCTTTTGTAAGCGATTTGTAATGAAATCTACGCTAGGGAACATAAGCCCCCGACCACGCAATTCAACTTGCGCGGCCGGGGCAGCTGCCGACTTCAATGTCGGCTAGGGTCTAGGGAGAGTCTAGGGAATCGCAGCCGTAACTACTACCGTAACCACAGCTGTGCGGCTCCCGTCCACTGTGGTAACCACGATATGGGAGAGCCCAGGAGCCACTGCCGTAACAATGCCGTTCGCACATACCCTAACCGCAGCCGGGTTAGTCGATAGCCACGTGACGGCGCGGTTAGTGGCGTGCAGTGGCAACACAACAGGAACCAATGTAACTGTACCGCCAACAGCTAGGGTATGCATGGCTGGTGTAAGTGTTACACCAGTAACACGCACAACCCCAACCGGGGCTAGGACGGTAATAACCGCCGTAGCCGTATGGTTGCCGTCAGCGGTGGTCGCTGTGATTGTTACCGTGCCTGTGGCCATTCCAGTGACTAAGCCTGTCGCGCTGACAGTAGCCCATGCGGTATTGCTGGAGCTCCACGTGACGGTTCTGTTTGTGGCGTTAGCAGGTGCAACAGCTGCGGTGAGCTGGACAGCGCCGCCAACAGTGACGGTGGCAGTTGTCGGGGTAAGGCTAACACCTGTTACGGGCACAACCCCATCTGCTGGCGTCACTACGACTGTAGCCAACGCCACGTGCCCACCATCAGCCGTCATAACTGCAATCTGCGCGGTGCCGGGGGCTACTGCCGTGACCAAACCGACTGCAGAGACCGAAGCGATGGTCGGGGCGGTAGATAGCCAAGTTACTGCGCGGTTAGTGGCGTTAGCGGGGAGAACCGTGGCCGTCAACTGCGCTGTTGCCCCCACGGCGAGAGTAGATGTAGTGGGAGTTAATGTCACTCCGGTAACGCGCACACCCGCGGCTACTGGCGTAACGACGATGCTAGATACAGCGCTGTGCTGGCCGTCTACGGTTGTGACTGTTATCTGGGCGCTACCGGCAGCAATCGCTGTGACTAAGCCCGTGGCATCTACAGTAGCGACCGCCGCGTTAGTGGAGGCCCAAGTCACAGCTCTGTTAGTAGCGGTGGCGGGCAGAACAGTGGCCGTCAGTTGCACGTTCCCGCCGATGGAAAGAGTAGCGGTGACAGGGGATACCGTTACGCCTGTGACGGGGATAACCCCTGCGGGCGGAACCACGGTTATCGTGACAACTGCTGTGCGGTGTCCGTCGACCGTAGTAGCGGCAATATGTGCTACGCCAGGCGCGACCGCAGTCACCAACCCGGTGCCACTCACGGTAGCTACCGACGTGTTAGTCGAAAGCCATGCCACAGCGCGGTTTGTGGCATTAGCTGGCAGGATGGTGGGTGCAAGTTGCACAGTCGCTCCACGTTCTAGTGTGTGGGCAGCTGGCGTCAGTGTAATGCCCGTTACCCTTATCGGCGGCACGACAGTAACAACGGTGCTGGCGGTGAGGCCCCCGTCCGCTGCTCTGGCCGTGATGGTGGTAGTGCCAAGCGCCACAGAGGTGACCAGGCCTGTTGCACTGACTGTAGCCACTGCCGGGTGGCTAGAAGTAAAGGTCACTGCCCGATTGGTGGCGTCGGCTGGTGTCAGTGTCGCGGTCATTTGCAGGGTTAGACCGCGGTGTAAATTGGGCGTCAGCGGTGCGATGCTGATCGCGGTGACAGGCGTTGGTACTACGGTAATACTGGCATTTGCAGCAAGGTTACCGTCAGTCGACCTAGCAGTAATTGTAGCTGTACCGAGCCCTACTGCCGTGACTAGCCCAGTTGGGGAAACAGTGGCCACTGCGGTGTCGCTTGATAGCCAGGTCACTGTTTGTACTGTAGCCGTGGGAGGGGCAATTGTAGCGGTTAGTTGTACGGTGCCGCCTACGCGCAACTCTGCGGAGGGCGGGGTCACCATGATCCCCGCAACCGGAATTGGGCGCTCTACAGTGAACTGCCGGCTGATGGGGGTGAAAGCCGCGCCCCAAGCAGGCACACCGGCTGTTACGGTAAAGGTATTTGTGCCGAAAGTAAGCGGCAGCGTAACGTCGAATCTGCCGAATGCGTCATATGTGGCAGGGGCGCCGTTAATGGTCAGAGTCATGCCCAGCACGACAGTTCCTTGCACCCGTACTTCCGTCGTGGTGGCAAGAACCGTTGTTGCCGTAGGATTGTTGACCACGAGCCCGGTAAAGTTAAGGGTTTGCGTGCGCTCGTTGCCGGCGGCGTCACGCGCGCGCAAAGTGGCTGTGTTGTTGTCGGCGAGAGTTGCCGTTATGGACTGCGACTCAAACGTCGCCCAATCCCAGACCGCACCAGCGGGAGCCGGGGGTATGGGCATGTTTCCGCTGCGGATGGGGACGAGCTGGTCGTTCACCCACACCGAGCCGCCGTCACTCATTACGTTGCTAATCAAGAGGTCGTCTACCGCGCCGCGAACTCGCACGCGGTTAGCAGTTGTGGTGTCGATTGCGGGGGTGACGTTGTGGAATGCTGGTGGGGTAGTGTCTATCTGGAGGCGGGCAAACCCGGGGGAAATGGTCGGGCTCGCGCTGAGGGCGGGCGTCCAGGCTGCACCCGATGTCGGTTGTACCTGAACATTGATTTGGCCAAACCGATCCGGCGAAGTGAAGCCAGTTGGTGCGGCCCCGTTCCAGACAAACGAGTACCTGCCGGGCTGCAGCGGGCCGAAGGTCGCTATCGCGACATGATAGGTGAATCCATCCGGAACTACCGGCAGGAATCCATTTAACATGATGCGCGTGGCATGAGCCGCACGGCCTAGTACAAACGAGATGGTAGTCGTATCCTGAACACCGTCACCGTTGGGCGAGAAGGCGTCAGGCGTCGCGGTGACTTGGCTGACCACTTGCCCGTTGACGAAGAAGAAGGGCACACGGTAGCTATCGGCAGGGTTGGCGACATTCTCCAAGACAATGTAGCCAGTGTAGTCACTGGTGCCGGGCACACTAAGTGGCAGTGCCGCGTCGACAAATAACGCCACAGGTACATTGACCCGAGCTCCTGCGCCGACTGTGACTTGAGTGGGCACAAGCACTTCATAGGCGTGCGCGGGGTTAAACTTCTCCACCCGCGTGCGGAATACCGCGCTCGTCGTGCGCAGACTTTCAAGGTTAAGCATCGCCTGCGTTTCGCCCACGGTCACCTCGCGGAAGTTGAGCATGCCGGGGGCAACGCGTAGGCCCGCCGTTATGGCGTGGTGGATGTTAATCATCCCTGCACCTTGGTCAATCGGGCGGAAGGAACGTCCGTCGATGTTCACCATATTGCTCGCCGTGTTCATTAGCCCTAGGCGGATTTGTTCAGGCGTAAGCGTCGGCCTAGCCTGGAGCATCAGCGCCGCAGCACCGGCGACGTGCGGGGCGGCCATAGAAGTGCCGCTGATAGTGCCAAACCACGGGTTGCCGGGGCCTGCCACGCGCTGGAAGGCACCGCTTACGTGGCTGCCGTCAGTGCCGGGGAAGGGGTAAGCTGCAGTTATGTTCTGCCCGGGTGCCGACACATGCGGCAGAATGCCGAGCAGAGCGTCAGGACCGCGCGAACTTGACGGCGACATCAGGTGATGCTCTCCCATAGAGAAAGTCACAAACCTAGTGCCTGCAGCCATGGCGCGCAGCACCAAGCCGTCTTCGCGGCTTAGCGACAGGGTCGGGATATCTCCCAGCTGGTTATCACCTAAGGTGCCTCCAAATGTCCCGGCCACGTTGTTAAAGATAATCGCGCCGATTGCACCGGCATCACGAGCGTTGCGCGATTTAACCGCAAACGCTGCTCCGCCGCGCTCCATCAGGGCAATGCGGCCGGTGACTAAGCTGTTGCCGCCTGCATCCCTAAAATCTGCGGGGACATTCCCTAAGCCGACCGACACGAACTCAACCGGCGTGCCTAAGGGCGCAAGAGCCGGGGAGAAGGTCATCAGCCCGCCGACAAAAGGCGCTGTGCCCCCCTGCGGCAGAACCAAAGGCTTGGGCGTGGTATCCGCCCAGCCGACGGCAATGCCGAGGCGGGTATTAGCGTATGTGCCGGTTGTACGTTCGCCAGGGCCGCTGTTGCCAGCAGAAACTGTAAACACCACGCCAGCACGGACTGCGTTGTCGACAGCGCGCGCCCATGGGGAATCCGGGTGAGCTAGCGCAGCGCCTAGACTCATGTTGGCGACATCTGCGCCTACTTGTACCGCGCGCTCAATGCCTGCCATTACGTCGGAGGAGGAACCGCTACCCCCGCGCCCGAGGACGCGGATTATGTATAAGCTAGCCTCAGGCGCTACTGCGACCACCGTAGCGGCCACATGCGTGCCGTGCGAGGTGTTCCAGTCACGGCCTGTGGCAGGGTTGATGCCTGGGTCGTTTTTTCGCTCCATAGGGTCGTTGTCGTCATCGACAAAGTCGGTGCCGCCGATGACCTTAAATGTGGGGCCGATACCGCCACCGAGGTCGGGGTGCATGTAGTCGGCACCGGTGTCAAGCACCGCCACTAAAATGCCGCTACCCGAAAGCCCGGGCGGGATGGCCCACGCTTGCTGCGCACGTATCGCAGGAAGGCTGTGTTCTAGCCCCGTGGCCTGCATTTCGATGTCTGGGAAGACATCAATGATACCAGGTATGCTCAGAAGCTTTTTCACCTGGTTAGCAGGAACTTGCATCGCTATGCCGTTAAACGTCAGCGCGTAGCTATGACGAGTAGTAGCCGCTATTCCTGCGCCGCGCAGGGCGTCCATAACTTGCGCCCTCTTCGTATCAAGGCGCTGCAAGAGACTTCCTTGCATCGCCTGCGTCACGACAACCCCTTGGTTGTGCAGGCTTTCCTCGATGACCGCGAGCGGCTCCCCCGCCAGCTCAACGATGACTGAGATGGGTTTGCTTGATGTTAAGTCGTAGTCTACAAAGCGAGTGCGGAGAATGTCGGCCGTAGCTTGAACCTCTGCGTAGCCCAAAGGCACTGCGGCTGGCACAGCCGCGATAGCAGGTGCTATAAGGCTTGGCACTAGCACCAAAGCTGCAAGTACAGACCACAATTTTCTCCTGAATGTCTTCATCAAATCATCTCCTACCCCCTAATTTGTTGGCTCGTCCGTACAGCAACAACCAAAACAGCCTTCCTGCGTTCACCCCTTTCCTCAACAACTACATTACTCCGTTGTGAAGTGTTGTCTTCTGTAGTATGATGATACCAAAATATTCTGCATTGCACTAGTGTTTCAGTAAATTCTCGCGCGATCATCCCTCTACAAAATGAGTTAGGAGGCGAAGTAATATTGAAACATGCCAGCCGTTTGTGGAAGTGCTTTTTGATGCTAACCCTTATACTTCCGTTGGGAGTCATTCACGCGGGCGCACCAGAAATCGTC
This window contains:
- a CDS encoding copper amine oxidase N-terminal domain-containing protein, with translation MKKLLAFALSIAMLATLFVGVTFAATPTATLQVTQTGTAALNADIILQGALLPVGGVGATLPTAMYSVIVQRRPIGGAWGAFATIATAVQTPANRSFHAAIRLTGHGDYRVIVADSAGAALNATGGIATPILVHTIGTVARSALAVTPTVPSVVWRLDNALDIPMTVTRVVGGTTTHVPLSDLQIVAATFNGLPVAAIGPVSTVTGNIRQFTVTNPTPAVTSGTISFTVRHTDDNWEGVAHITVAPRAAFNASVMWIPDPPVAHQPLTILLTSAFDAAGLGIGAGVGGVSPTFAYTRTTFAGPIAATTALVDHGSRTVTPNAPGVITVTVEFYSAAHALVGTVTREITVPLHRITVPVTAHRRGDVVALSAIITDALGNRINNAEVTFTAVPAAGQPAMFRRRLATAGTFEDAAAAGNSIVMRGGTPLGHGQSVVNGEYSVEVTLNSIGQIDISVRDLVWDAEATAFVYAPGPERLQAIAVTATAGYTVTLAHTLLAGGAAEAVPVTVTGLAAGVTPSFFIGTTPVTAVPTATPNVWNVSLSAAAAGTFTITAANNAVLADATIIGTTTITAVAPVVAVTPAGGRLTAEFRDVITVTVTDPRTNVPVARAITVAPRNITAPNGAALPTTTIASIEQRAVATPTPAWGAYVAATSASAQQYQILAHTAALSVGGVAQAPQVRITVAGAPPTDLTLHAATLVVGPASLVRDSSGTVTVRLNNAHGVALTGRAVSVTVPANVAGGTTTFSPVIPTGGILEVVVVPSFPTTGVMPASEIGISVTPDRAVATALTATIPVVAPPAPPRDTARPTIEVTAPSVTTDANAMITIVARDNVAVTGIIFEGAPVAMFPGATVTIMRTVALREGLNSFTLSVTDAAGNVTDRIIVIDRRIPAPVAHTITIGRANPAIGLDVPANVRNGRLMVPFRWFGERILNATVDFRVVGAAEIVTLHRGNMHVELTLNSTIAKVNGVPVALDVAPFATGGRTLVPARFLAETFGYIVNWNPVNDEVTFTVRP